The Salarias fasciatus chromosome 12, fSalaFa1.1, whole genome shotgun sequence DNA segment GACGAAGTGAGTAAGATAAGAATCTCAAGAATCTTAAAGTAGCATGACTATAGTGTGCTCATCTTCCCCTCAATGATCTTCGACATCGCTCTGCAAGATTAGGACTCTGACCGTGTCAACCAGTCAGAGATGCAATGCAAAGGTCAGCACTGACACGaagctgctttctttcttttttgactcATTACAGTCAGGCATGGATGCACGGATGTAGACAAAAAGAGCAAACTGGATGTTTAGTTTGTGACGTTTACATCTCGCAACCTGTGCATCACATGAATTGATAAAGCAGAAGCTGCTCATTTCAGCATCCCGTGGAAACAGATCCTTGTACACACTCGCCCACCCAGAGtgctgtgtctttatttttttggtttccaGCAGGAATCAGGTAGTGTGACTGCAGGGGATTTATTGATTAATCGGCCCCATATATAAAAGATTGAGTGTCATTGTCATTTTCACGGGGAGAGGTTCCCCAGCAGGTCTGGGGTGATATAACCTACGGGCATGGGGGATTTCAGAGGGTGCTGTGGCATGCAGGGAGGGGGCGACTGGTGGGGAGGCGGATTCAGGAGCAGACTATGGCTGTCCAGCTCCTGCACAACTGTGTAGTCTGCAACAGGGGCAAAGAACTGGGATTCTGGAGAGTCGGGAAGAATGTAGGGTGACTGATTTTCCTCTGCTGTGGCTGCAGGCCTGGCCTCCGCCGGCTGAGGGTGTATAGTTTGGTATCCCTCTCCAGGCACGTGGGAGCTCGGCGGAGTGCTGATCGGCTGGATGTTACTCTCTGTGGTGTAGCCGCTTCCCTCTGGATCCACTACTACCAACTGAAACTGCAGctctttctgcttcctctctctcgTGTCGTTGTCGTCTTCACCCCCTTTTCCCTTCTTTTGCGCTTTTTCCTCCGTATTCGCGGCGCTTTCTTGTATTTTAAGCTGCTGGCCCGGAGACAACACCACACCCCCGGATGGCATGACGTTGCTAACCTGAGCATAAAAATCTGTGTTGACCCAAGTCTGCTGCGCTCCACCGTGGGCTTGGACAAAAGCCCCTTCGCCTCTCTCCGTGGCTGGGGCCGCTTCGACAAAATCGATGGAGCCTTCTTCGTCTTCTGCTTGGCCCGGCAGAAGGGTGGCCATCAGAATTAGTGAGGCTTGTTCAGACAGGGCCGGGTCATAACAGCTGGCCAGGCCTGAGTCTTCGTCAGGGTAGCTGGCAGAGAAAGAAGGGCAAAAATCAAGAAatgaagatttcttttttttttttttttgcacgtgATTAAAATAATCTCGTCATCCTCACCTGACAGCTTTAGAACAGCCTTTGTTCGAGTGATGGCTCACGGGCTGGGGCAGGCTGAGAAGCCTCTGTGTGTCCGATCCCTGGTTATCTTCTTTCTCCCCACCGTCTGCATCCTCCGCATCCACCTCGATAAACTCCACCCACGGCTCATCTTGGTAGAAATCCGGGGCGTAATGGGGGAGGCCGCCGACCCCTCCGCCACTCAGGATGAAATTCAACTCGTCTAGCTTTCCCTTCTATGTACACACacaagtatacacacacacacacacacacacacaaaatgtgcaGATGGAGAAAGTAATGTAACACTGTAAATGTAATGTaataacacaaaaacacaaatttactttgaacaaataaattaaatccaACAGCTAAAAATCCTATTCACTGTATTTCACCTTTGTCTTGTTACAAAAGAGCTGTGGTTGTAATTAttcctttgctgttttttttcaaggatcaatcatttgtttttgctaaTAAAGCTCTTGAATGCACCACCTGACAATAAAACACCCACAGTATCGAACCAAACTCCCCCATCACGTTGCCTTCAGTTGTCATCCTGTCATTgtctatttattatttatggaTTTTGTACAAATCGTTACACAGTTGGATGGGCTGTCTGCAGTGAGCTAGCCGCATTCATGATTTCATTCTGCATTaacatttccatccatccattcatacatTCAATAATAACACAATCAGAATTCCCGCTGAATGTACCTTGAGCAGCTCAGAATCGATGCCTTTTATTTTGGGCGCAGGAACTGGAGGCAACATTGCCATCATTAATCTGTAAAGATATGAGAGCATGATGTAAGTAA contains these protein-coding regions:
- the ghra gene encoding growth hormone receptor a, producing the protein MAVWLPSSSPLLLLVTLALMWTSTAFLIDGDDASTAPAGPHFIDCSSRDQATFRCRWSPGTFHNLSSPGALRVFYLKKEKPTSEWRECPEYNYSTRECFFDQNYTSIWITYCVQLRSQDNVTYFNEDDCFVVENIVRPDPPVSLNWTLLNLSPSGLSYDVMVNWEPPPSADVPLGWMRVEYEMQYREKNTTNWEALEIQPHTRQTIYGLHIGKEYEVHIRSKMPGFTKFGEFSESIFVQMEEIVPLESSASLTLVLIFGIVSILILILLVVISQQQRLMMAMLPPVPAPKIKGIDSELLKKGKLDELNFILSGGGVGGLPHYAPDFYQDEPWVEFIEVDAEDADGGEKEDNQGSDTQRLLSLPQPVSHHSNKGCSKAVSYPDEDSGLASCYDPALSEQASLILMATLLPGQAEDEEGSIDFVEAAPATERGEGAFVQAHGGAQQTWVNTDFYAQVSNVMPSGGVVLSPGQQLKIQESAANTEEKAQKKGKGGEDDNDTRERKQKELQFQLVVVDPEGSGYTTESNIQPISTPPSSHVPGEGYQTIHPQPAEARPAATAEENQSPYILPDSPESQFFAPVADYTVVQELDSHSLLLNPPPHQSPPPCMPQHPLKSPMPVGYITPDLLGNLSP